GAAGAAGGCCACGATCATGATCTCGATGAAGCCGAGGACCATGCCGCCGATGACCGCGCCCTGGATGGAGCCGATGCCGCCGAAGACCGCCGCGATGAAGGCCTTGAAGCCCGGGATGGTGCCCATGATCGGCTGCAGCTGCGGATAGCGCAGCGCCCACATGATGCCGCTGGCCGCGGCCAGGGCGGAGCCGATGCCGAAGGTCAGGGCGATGATCCTGTTCACCGGCACGCCCATGAGGTAGCTCGTCTCGATGTCCTTGCTGATGGCCCGCATGCCGAGTCCCGCCTTGGTGCGGTAGACGATGTACATGAGGCCGAGCATGAGCAGCAGGGCCATCACCGGCACGAAGAGGGTGAGCGGCAGGACGTGCACGCCCTTGACCACGATGGGCGTGGCCAGCCACTCCGGGGTGTAGACCGCGCGCGGAATGGCCTGGAAGAAGACGATGGCCGTGTTCTGCAGGAAGAAGGAGACGCCGATGGCGCTGATGAGGGCCGAGATGCGCGGGGCGTCGCGCAGGGGCCGGTAGGCCACGCGGTCCACGAGCACGCCGAGGAAGGCCACGACGACGATGGAGAGGACCACCGCCAGCGGCCAGGGGACGTGGAAGAGCGTCACGCCCCAGAAGACGAAATATGCGCCGAGCATGAAGATTTCGCTGTGCGCGAAGTTGATGAGCCGGAGAATGCCGTAGACCATCGTGTAGCCGATGGCGATCAGCGCGTAGAGGCTGCCCAGCGTGATGCTGTTCAGGAGATGCTGGATGAACATTGCCAGGGTCATGGGAAGATTCCTTCTGCAGTCCTGCCGACGGTCCGTGTGAGCCGCCCGAGAAGGGGGAGGCCGCGCGGCCTCCCCCCGTTGTCCGCCGCGTCCGGCCGGGCCGGGCGCGGAGGGCGGGAACTCCTACAGCTCGGGCGTGATGCTGTCGATGTAGGTCTTCTTGCCGTTCTTGATCATCACGATGCCCACGGGCTTCTCGGCGTCGTGGGTCCCGTTGATGGTCGTGTTGCCGGTGACGCCGGGGAAGTTCTTGGTCGCGGCCAGGGCCTTGGTGATGGCCGCGGGATCGTCGGAACCGGCGCGCTTCACGGCGTCGAGGATCAGCATGTAGGCGTCGTAGCCGAGCGCGGAGTTCACGTTCGGGTCCTGCTTGGGATACGCCTTCTTCCACTCGGCGGTGAACTGCTGGGCCATGGGGCTCATGTTCTTCATGGACGGGTCGTAGGGGAAGGTGGTGTGCACGAAGCCTTCCACGGCCTTGCCGCCGATGGCGGTGATCTCCGGGTTGTCCATGGCGTCGCCGCCCATGATCTGGAAGGTGGCGCCGAGCTCACGCGCCTGCTTCATGATGATGGCGCCCTCGGCGAAGTAGGAGGGGATGAAGAGGACGTCGGGCTTCTTGCTGATGATGTCGGTCAGCTGCGCGGTGAAGTCCTGGTCGCCGGACTGGTAGTTCAGGGTGGAGACGACCTCGCCGCCGAGCTTGACGAAGGACTTCTTGAAGAAGCTGGCCAGGCCCACGGAGTAGTCGCTGGCGACGTCCACGAGCAGGGCGGCCTTGCGCAGGCCCAGGTTCTTGTAGGCGTAGGTGGCGGCGCCGGCGCCCTGGTAGGGGTCGATGAAGCACACGCGGAAGATGAACTTCTTGCCCTGGGTCACCAGCGGGTTGGTGCAGGAGGTGCCCACCTGGGGGATGCCCGCCCTCTCGGCCACTTCGCCGCCGGCCATGGCCAGGGAGGAGCCGTAGGTGCCGATGATGGCGCGGACCTTCTCCTTGTCCACGAGGCGGGTCACGGCGTTGGCGGCCTCGACCTTGTCGGACTTGTTGTCCACCACGAAGAGCTCGACCTTCTTGCCGAGGATCGTGGGGGCCTTCTGGTTGGCCAGCTGCACGCCCTCGAGCTCGAGCTGTCCGCCGAAGGCGTTCTGGCCGGTGAGGGGCAGGTAGACGCCCAGCCGGAAGGTGTTGTCGGCGCCCATGGCCGTGCCCGCGAGGGCGAACAGCATGGCGGCGCACAGAGCGATGATCCGTTTCATGAAGAGACCTCCTCAAAGCGCGTTGTCCCCGGCCGCCTGCCGGACGTGTCCATCACGCCCGGTCCGTCCGGAAGAGTGTTGTATGCCACCGGACGCTCCGGGCTCCGCGCCGCGGGGAAGCGGGACGCGGGGGCCAGGCCTCCGGTCGTAGCCATGGTCCGGGCCGTCGTCGCGACGGTCCCGCGCGCGGCGCTCACAGGGAGGCCACCGCGGCGATCTTCTTGGCCAGCTCCACGATGTAGCCGCCGTACTGGATCTCGAACTCCTTCATGGAGAAGCGGTCCGTGGTGGCGTCGAAGCTGACGCCGCCCACGACCTTGCCCGTGCGCAGGCTGAAGAGCGGCGCGGCGATGGCGATGAGGCCGGGCACGAACTCCTCGTTGTTCAGGGCGTAGCCCTTCTCCCGCGCCTTCTCGAGGTCCGCGAGCAGGGCGGTCTTGTCGGTGATGGTCTTGTCGGTCTTGGCCGTGAGCGTGAGGTTCTGCAGGCAGGCCTCGCGCTCGTCGGGCTCCATGAAGGCCAGGGCGGCCTTGCCCGTGGCCAGGTAGTGCAGCTCCGAGGTGGAGATGAAGCTGCGGAAGGCGCGGGTGTCGCGCGATTCGCGGCGGTAGACGAGGTGGATCGTGCCGCCCGCCAGGATGCCCACGTCCACGTGCAGGTCGTAGGTCCGGCGCACCTCGTCCACCAGGGGGCGCACCTGCTTCACCAGCTCGCTTCTCTCGAGCATGGCGTGGGCCAGGGCCAGCATGCGCGCGCCCGTGCGGTAGAGCCTGGTGCGCTCGTCCTGGCGCAGGAAGCCCATCTCGCACAGGGTGTTCACGTAGCGGTAGACGGAAGTCTTGTTGATGCCGACCTGCGAGGCGATCTGACCGAGCGTGAAGCCCCCCTCCTCGTTGCCGAAGAGGTCGAGCACGCGCAGCCCTTTGGCCAGGGTTTCGGAAGCGTTGTCCTTGCCGGACACGAAATCCTCCCCAGGTCGGTTTGAAAGATGACGGATACGGTGAAGTCGGAAAACGGACCCGCCATTCCGCTGAGCGAAACAATTGGTCCGTTGGCAAGAACGACTAGTCCGGTTTCACGAACTTGTCAACGAATTCACGCACTCCCGTCACCTCTCAGAACGGGACGATCAGTGGCGAACAGCGGACTGGAGGAAATTTGCCCCGGGAAGGGCGAACGATTTGCGGCGATCGTGCGGCCAGACGAGGCGAACGGCTTTTGGAGCCGGAATATCCAGGGCTGGAATGTTCGGCGCCTGCGCGGCGGGGTGCCCGGGAGGGGGAGGACGGCCCGGAACGGACGCGCCGCGCCCCTTGCGCGGGCCGCCTGCTCGTGCATTTTATGACGAAAAAGTCAAAAATACGGGCGATGCGCAACGGGCAGCCCCGGATTGCGTGCCGGTCGCGCCCCCAGTGCGCCCCCAGTGCGCCCCTTGTCCGTCCCGTGTGCGCCTCTTCGTGCGCCCCTTCGTGCCGGAGACTGAATTCCTGCCGCGGCCAGGGCCGGGGCCGGGACCGGCTTCCCGGTCCCGCTAGGCCCGCATCATCTCGCGCACGGCCTGCGCCACCCGGGCGGCCGAGGGCCTGTAGAAGGCCTCCTGGGGCTGTGAGAAGGGCACCGGGATGTCGGGCGCGGCGACGCGGCGCGGGGGCGCCTTGAGCGCGTCCCAGCAGGACTCCGCGACCGTGGCCGCGAGCTCGGCGCCGTAGCCGCAAAAGCGCGTCGCGTCGTGCAGCGCCAGGAAGCGGCCGGTCTTGCGCACCGAGGCGAAGACGGACGCGGTGTCCAGCGGGTTCAGGCTGCGCAGGTCGAGGACCTCGAGCGAGACGCCCTCGGCGGCGAGCTCCTCGGCCGCCGCAAGAGCGGTGTGCACCGCGCCGCCGTAGGTCGCCAGGGTGGCGTCGCCGCCCTCGCGGGCGATGCGCGCCCGGCCGAGCGGCACGCGGTGGTCGCCCCCCGGCACCTCGCCGAAGACGGACCAGTACAGCGGCATCTCCTCGACCACGACCACGGGATCGGGGTCGAAGATGGCGGAGAGCAGCAGCCCCTTGGCGTCGGCCGGGGTGGAGGGGCAGACGACCTTGAGCCCGGGCACGTGGGCCAGCCAGGCCTCCAGGAAGTGGGAGTGCTGGCAGCCCGCGGAGAAGAGGCCGGACTTGATGCGCACGGTGAGGGGAAAGTGGGACAGGCCGCCGCTCAGGTAGCGCAGCTTGGCCGCGTGGTTGACGAGCATGTCCGAGGCCAGGGTGACGAAGGGGAAGAACATGACCTCGATGACGGGCCGAAGTCCCAGGCAGCTCGCGCCCACGGCCAGCCCGGCGATGGCGGCCTCGCTCACGGGCGTGTCGCGCACCCGGCGCGGGCCGAAGCGCTCGAGCAGCCCGAAGGTGGGCAGGTGCGGGTTGACGTGGATGGAGGTGCCGATGCCCTCGCCCGCGAGGAAGACGGACTCGTCCATCTCCATGGCCAGGCCGAGGGCTTCGGCCACGGCCTGCCCGGTGCTCTTGGCGTTGCCTGCGGCGGTGTTCTGTCCGGTCATGGCTCAGCCCTCCTGCGTCGCGGGCGGCGCGGCGTAAAGGTGGTCGAGCGCCTCCTCGGGCGGCGCGAAGGGGCTCTGGTCGGCAAAGGCCACGGCACGGTCCACGATCTGCTCGGCGCGGGCGCGCAGGGTGCGCAGCTCGTCCGGGAAACCGGCGGGCCCCTCCCCGGCCAGGTCCCGGCGCAGGGCCTCGACATACTGGACGATGGGGTCGCGCTCGGCCCACATGGCCAGCTCGATCTTGTCCACGTAGTGCTGCGGATCCTGCTCGCCGTGGCCGTGCATGCGGTAGGTGAGGCATTCCATGAGCGCGGGGCCGCGTCCCGCCCGGCAGTAGTCGAGGAGCGTGCGCGCGGTCTCGTGCACGCGCTCCACGTCGTTGCCGTCCGCCACCTCGCCGGGCATGCCGTAGGAGGCGGCGCGGTCCGCTATCCTGCCGATGGGGCAGTGCTCCTTGTGGGCCTGGGCCCCGGCCCAGCAGTTGGACTCGCAGACGAAGAGCACGGGCAGCTTCCAGACCGCGGCCAGGTTCATGGCCTCGTGCACGCTGCCCTCGGCCGCCGCGCCGTCGCCGAAGAAGACGCAGGTCACGCCCGCGCCGCCGCTCTCGCCGCCGCGATAGTCCTGGGCGAAGGCCGCGCCCATGGCGAGCAGGGGGGCGGCCCCGACCACGGTGGAGGTCATGAGCACGTTGTGCGCGGGGTCGGCCATGTGCAGGGTGCCGGACTTGCCCCGGTTGAGGCCGTCCCGCTTGCCCATGATCTCGGCCATGAGCGCGTCCGGGGAGACGCCGCGGGCGAGCATGTGGCCGTGGCTCCTGTGGTTGGTGACCAGGACGTCCTCGGGCAGGAGGGCCCGCACCACGCCCGCGGCCACGGCCTCCTGGCCGACGCAGGTGATCTGCATGCCGGGCAGCCTGCCCTGCTCGTGGGCCATGCGGCTCACGCGCTCCTCGAAGGCGCGGATGAGGATCATGTCTTCGAGCAGCGCGATGCGCTGTTCGCGGGGGAGCGGATCGTTGGGCATGGGAACCTCCCTCGGCGAGGCGGCCGGGTCGTGCGGTCGTGCGGTCATGCGGTGAAAGAGAGCGCTGCCGCCTGCATAGCGCATTTTTCCGGCGAGGTCTTCCCCGGCATGGGCCGACGCGGCATGGGGCCGACGGGGCCGCATGGGCCGGGAGGCAACGGGCCGCATGGGCGGGAGGCGGGCGCCGAAAGGCCCGGCCGCGTGCGGGGCTTTTTCGCACGGACGCGCGAGGCAGGCATGGAAAGGGCAGGGGAGCGGACAGGGAACGCCGCGCTCCCTTCCCGGCTTTCCAGGACGTCTTGCCAGGACGTCTGCGGAGAGCGCCTTTCTAGGGATTCCTCGGGCGGGCCAGGGCCCGGACCAGGGCCTCGCCCAGGACGGAGAGGGCCTGGCGGGCGCAGTGCAGGTGGTCGTCGGGCAGGTTGCCCAGGAGGCGGGCCACGTCCTGGGGCTCCACGGAGAGCACCTCGTCCAGGGTCCGCCCCTGGCAGAGGCGGCCCACGGCCTCGGCGCAGAGGATGGTGTAGGCGCAGCCCGTGGGCTGCACGCGGACCGTCTCCAGCACGTTTCCGCGCAGCCGCACCTGCACGCCGATCACGTCGCCGCACTCGCTGGTCGTCTCGGCCGCGCCGTCCGGATCGTCCATGGTGCCCACGTGCTCCAGCTCCTCGAGGGGCGGCACGTCGGGCTCGTCATGGTGGCCATGGGAATGCCCGTGGGCATGGCCGTGGCCGTGGCCGTGGGAAGGGCCCGTCGGCTGGTGGTCGGTCGTGTGGTCGGCCTCGTGCGCCATGCTCGTCTCCTTTGGTGGTTCCGCGCGCCGCGCGCGGGCCGGGTCCGGGAGAACCCGCATACCTTCTTCCCGGGGCAGCGTCCAGGCTGCCGGGAATCCGCGGACGAAAAACGCGCTTTGCGCCGCGGAATGCGTCGCTGCCGCGCGGAAAACGGCTGAAAATGCGCCGCCCTCGGGCGCGAAACGACGCATTCTGCGTCGTCTGCGCACGTCGCGCCTTTGCAACATCCCGGTCCACCGGCCTTTTCCGGATGGCATCAATGCTGCTATACGGACCTGGAAGTCCTGCCCGCGGCCGGACCCCGCCAGGGGAGGGAAGCGCCTCCCCGGCGGTTCGTCGTGCCGCGGGCACGGGCCGCGTCGTCGAAACCAGGGGCGAAACAAGAGGAAGGTGTTTATGGCAACGAAGCGCATCGTCGTCGTGGGCGGCTCGGCCGCCGGTCCCAAGGCCGCTGCCAGGGCAAAGCGCCTGGCGCCCGAGGCCGAGGTCCTGCTCCTGCAGAAGGAGCCCGAGCTGTCCATGGCCTCCTGCGGCTATCCCTATTACGTGGGCACCACCTGCAAGGAGCGCAACCAGCTTCTGTGCACGCCCACGGGCGTGGTGCGCGATCCCGCGTTCTTCAAGGCCGCCAAGGGCGTCGTCGCCCGGGTGCGCACGGAGGTCACGGCCCTGGACACCACGGCCAAGACGCTCACGGCCAGGAACCTGGAGACCGGGGCGAGCGAGACCATCGCCTACGACAAGCTCATCCTGTGCACCGGCGCGGTGCCGAAGCTCCCGCCCATCCCGGGCCGGGAGCTTTCGGGCGTCACCCCGCTGCACTCCCTGGCCGACGCCGACCGGCTGCGCGCCCTGCGCTCGGCCGAGGGCTGCCGCGAGGCCGTGGTCGTGGGCGGCGGGCTCATCGGCATGGAGACGGCCGAGGCCCTGGCCGCGGTGGGGCTCAAGGTCACGGTGGTGGAGCTCCTGCCCCAGACCCTGACCTTCCTGGACGAGGCGCTGGCGCGCCTCGTGGAGAACCACGCGCGCGCCAAGGGCGTCACGATCATGCTCGAGAACGGCGTGGCCGAGTTCACGGGCGAGGACGGCAGGCTCACGGGCGTGCGGCTTCAGGACGGCGGCACGCTTCCCTGCCGGCTGGCCGTTGTGGCCATAGGCGTGGGGCCCAACGCGGCCCTGGCGCGCGAGGCCGGGATCGCCATCGGCGCGACCGGCGGCATCGCGGTGGACGAGCACATGCGCACCTCGGCCCCGGACGTCTACGCGGCGGGCGACTGCGTGGAGCTCACGCACCGCATCACCGGCAAGAAGGTGCTGGCGCCCTTCGGCGACCTGGCCAACCTCGAGGGCCGCGTGGCCGGGGAGAACGCGGCCAAGGGCGACCGCGCGACCTTCCCCGGCACCGTGCAGAGCGGCATCTGCAAGATCTTCGACTTCGCGGCCGGGTCCACGGGCCTTTCCGAGCGCCGCGCCCGGGCCGAGGGCTACGACGTGGTCAGCGTGATCAACGCGGGCCTGGACAAGCCCGGCTTCATGGGCACGGCCAAGCTCCTCATCTCCAAGATGGTGGCCGACGCCAAGACGCGGCGCGTGCTGGGGTTTCAGTGCATCGGCCCGGGCGAGGCCAACCGCCAGGTGGCCGAGGCCGCCGTGGCCGTGAGCGCGGGGATGACCGTGGACGACCTCGCGAACCTGGACCTGCCCTACGCCCCGCCGTTCTCCCTGGCCATCGACCACTTCCTGGCCACGGCCCACGTGCTGCAGAACAAGATGGACGGCCTGCTGAAGGGCGAGGACAGCCTGGCGGTCAAGGCGCGCCTGGACGACCGGGCCGGAGGCGGCAAGCCGCCCGTGCTGCTCGACGTGCGCGCCCCCGACGAGTTCGAGCAGAT
This genomic stretch from Desulfovibrio sp. X2 harbors:
- a CDS encoding branched-chain amino acid ABC transporter permease, whose protein sequence is MTLAMFIQHLLNSITLGSLYALIAIGYTMVYGILRLINFAHSEIFMLGAYFVFWGVTLFHVPWPLAVVLSIVVVAFLGVLVDRVAYRPLRDAPRISALISAIGVSFFLQNTAIVFFQAIPRAVYTPEWLATPIVVKGVHVLPLTLFVPVMALLLMLGLMYIVYRTKAGLGMRAISKDIETSYLMGVPVNRIIALTFGIGSALAAASGIMWALRYPQLQPIMGTIPGFKAFIAAVFGGIGSIQGAVIGGMVLGFIEIMIVAFFPSLAGYRDAFAFILLIAVLLYRPTGLLGARQEDKV
- a CDS encoding IclR family transcriptional regulator, with protein sequence MSGKDNASETLAKGLRVLDLFGNEEGGFTLGQIASQVGINKTSVYRYVNTLCEMGFLRQDERTRLYRTGARMLALAHAMLERSELVKQVRPLVDEVRRTYDLHVDVGILAGGTIHLVYRRESRDTRAFRSFISTSELHYLATGKAALAFMEPDEREACLQNLTLTAKTDKTITDKTALLADLEKAREKGYALNNEEFVPGLIAIAAPLFSLRTGKVVGGVSFDATTDRFSMKEFEIQYGGYIVELAKKIAAVASL
- a CDS encoding ABC transporter substrate-binding protein, giving the protein MKRIIALCAAMLFALAGTAMGADNTFRLGVYLPLTGQNAFGGQLELEGVQLANQKAPTILGKKVELFVVDNKSDKVEAANAVTRLVDKEKVRAIIGTYGSSLAMAGGEVAERAGIPQVGTSCTNPLVTQGKKFIFRVCFIDPYQGAGAATYAYKNLGLRKAALLVDVASDYSVGLASFFKKSFVKLGGEVVSTLNYQSGDQDFTAQLTDIISKKPDVLFIPSYFAEGAIIMKQARELGATFQIMGGDAMDNPEITAIGGKAVEGFVHTTFPYDPSMKNMSPMAQQFTAEWKKAYPKQDPNVNSALGYDAYMLILDAVKRAGSDDPAAITKALAATKNFPGVTGNTTINGTHDAEKPVGIVMIKNGKKTYIDSITPEL
- a CDS encoding iron-sulfur cluster assembly scaffold protein: MAHEADHTTDHQPTGPSHGHGHGHAHGHSHGHHDEPDVPPLEELEHVGTMDDPDGAAETTSECGDVIGVQVRLRGNVLETVRVQPTGCAYTILCAEAVGRLCQGRTLDEVLSVEPQDVARLLGNLPDDHLHCARQALSVLGEALVRALARPRNP
- a CDS encoding alpha-ketoacid dehydrogenase subunit beta — its product is MTGQNTAAGNAKSTGQAVAEALGLAMEMDESVFLAGEGIGTSIHVNPHLPTFGLLERFGPRRVRDTPVSEAAIAGLAVGASCLGLRPVIEVMFFPFVTLASDMLVNHAAKLRYLSGGLSHFPLTVRIKSGLFSAGCQHSHFLEAWLAHVPGLKVVCPSTPADAKGLLLSAIFDPDPVVVVEEMPLYWSVFGEVPGGDHRVPLGRARIAREGGDATLATYGGAVHTALAAAEELAAEGVSLEVLDLRSLNPLDTASVFASVRKTGRFLALHDATRFCGYGAELAATVAESCWDALKAPPRRVAAPDIPVPFSQPQEAFYRPSAARVAQAVREMMRA
- a CDS encoding thiamine pyrophosphate-dependent dehydrogenase E1 component subunit alpha, whose product is MPNDPLPREQRIALLEDMILIRAFEERVSRMAHEQGRLPGMQITCVGQEAVAAGVVRALLPEDVLVTNHRSHGHMLARGVSPDALMAEIMGKRDGLNRGKSGTLHMADPAHNVLMTSTVVGAAPLLAMGAAFAQDYRGGESGGAGVTCVFFGDGAAAEGSVHEAMNLAAVWKLPVLFVCESNCWAGAQAHKEHCPIGRIADRAASYGMPGEVADGNDVERVHETARTLLDYCRAGRGPALMECLTYRMHGHGEQDPQHYVDKIELAMWAERDPIVQYVEALRRDLAGEGPAGFPDELRTLRARAEQIVDRAVAFADQSPFAPPEEALDHLYAAPPATQEG
- a CDS encoding FAD-dependent oxidoreductase — its product is MATKRIVVVGGSAAGPKAAARAKRLAPEAEVLLLQKEPELSMASCGYPYYVGTTCKERNQLLCTPTGVVRDPAFFKAAKGVVARVRTEVTALDTTAKTLTARNLETGASETIAYDKLILCTGAVPKLPPIPGRELSGVTPLHSLADADRLRALRSAEGCREAVVVGGGLIGMETAEALAAVGLKVTVVELLPQTLTFLDEALARLVENHARAKGVTIMLENGVAEFTGEDGRLTGVRLQDGGTLPCRLAVVAIGVGPNAALAREAGIAIGATGGIAVDEHMRTSAPDVYAAGDCVELTHRITGKKVLAPFGDLANLEGRVAGENAAKGDRATFPGTVQSGICKIFDFAAGSTGLSERRARAEGYDVVSVINAGLDKPGFMGTAKLLISKMVADAKTRRVLGFQCIGPGEANRQVAEAAVAVSAGMTVDDLANLDLPYAPPFSLAIDHFLATAHVLQNKMDGLLKGEDSLAVKARLDDRAGGGKPPVLLDVRAPDEFEQMRLGLGEVHIPLGKLRLGLEKGLPEGLPADKDAEIIAYCKISMRGYEAERILEAAGYTNVTVMEGGIMAWPFAREK